The DNA region ATTTGAATACAGTCGTAAAACGCCGTACGAGTATGTGGAAAAGAAAACTGGATTACTGCGTTTCATTTTAagttttactcaaataacacgtgtggaaaattataaagctgttgtggaattacatttatattaataagTTTACATTATGATTTTAATAAAGTCCCCTATAGGCTTCCATAAATCTGCGTTTGTTCCTGTTAAAGGTTTTTCTCTGAGAACCGACAGTCTGACCTGAGATCTGTACAAAACAACAGGAACACCTGACAGGTGGCACGGCTGCAGCAAATCAGTTGTATGACAAAATAACTGACAGATGAACCAATAATGGGAATAATGTCTTATTAATCAGATTTAATGATCTCATATTCGGTTCTGTTTGATTGAGGCTCCAGCTGAGAAACTCACCTGTTTCCTCCTGAAGAGGAACTGATTCCAGCCAGATCACCTTCTTTAGTGTGCAGATAACACGAGTTTAATGCTACTGCTTTAatcacatcagcatgttaacatggaGTCAAGAGAGCCGTTTGCTCTTAAACTACAACAGCAAGGAAGTGGGCAGTCGTTGTCAGCCAATGACAGCTGAGGGCCAAACTGCGGCTTTAAAACTGCAGATTTCTGAACGGAGTCTGGTGGGACGGATGTCAAACACTTAACACTGCAGAGTTAAACTCAGTGATTTAAGACGGAGGTTAAACGTGAAGGAAGCCGCTTCCACCGGAAAACAACAAGTAAACAAGCAAATAAACCACTGAAACCCAGTGAAGCTCACCTGCGCTCCGTCTGCCGGTGATCCGCTGCGGCTCAGCGGCTGCACGCACTTCCgggtttcttcttcttcttcttcgtgcGGCGGAGTGCGCCTGCCTCCTGCTGGCCACTCGGTGAACTACACACCGCTGCAGCTGCACGAGGGCCCCTGCTCTGACCCGGGCCCCCCTCCCGGTCCCGGGCCCCCCTCCCGCCCTCAGATCTGATTGATCCAGTCCCTTTAAAAACCTTATAACTTGTTACAGGTTCAGACTGTATGTGGATCGCCTGCAGGTCTCTGCACTCAACAcgttactgaagtaaaagtacgaAACTATTAGCATCCAAACAAACTTAAAGTCGTACAGCACGAGCAGAGCTCGTCGAGCAGGACGGCCCGTTTCAGAACAGAATAGATTATATTCATGTGTTCACCTCTTTAATGCTGtagctgctgaaggtggagctcattttaatgacttgaTATCCTGCTGGGCAGCTTCCTCTATAATAACACAGCATCATTTATTTAACTAGATTTTATATCAATCTAAATCTGTAaaattatatatagatataaatattAGTAAGTGTCCCCGCTGCAGGGAGGGAGCAGGATCTGAAGAACAGGATCTGTGAAGACCTGCAGGCTCAGCTTCTTCACCACCAGACACCTTTCAGTCAGTTCACGCCTTGGCACCCAGGGGAGATTTACACAGCGGTATTTAGTATTTTAAAGCGACATATGATCGATCTGACAGTGGATCAAAATGatgtttaatcatttaatcaatattacatttcacaaaaatccCCACAGCTCCAGTTACAACACGCAGTGCTTCTGATGTCGGACTGAGTGGCCAGTTCAtgtcagttgtgtgtttttttacgAACTGAAACACAAAGATTTCTCCGtgtaatcaataatcaataatgcagttttcacttatttatttacgTTTAGACATTCCTGACGTTTTAACGGCGCGACCAGATTTCATGCTAGCAGCTAAATCGCTCGTCTGAAACCAGCCGGTAGCCGGTGAGAACTTGGCTGCGAATAAATGATGAAGCTGAATCCAGAAGATCAGAAAACATCGTGAGTGTTTTCAGGTTGACCTGTTCTCCGTTCACACCTgctgctccacacacacacctgcggGGTCCTCGTCGTCACGGCGACAGGGAAACGCCTGGACGACCTGAGCGATACGATTGGCCACGGCAGAGGAGCTCGCAGCGACGACTCTCCTGGACATCATGTCGAACTCCGAGCCTGAGCAGACACATGGACCAATGAGAGGAGGACACGCCCCCCGCAGGTACATACAGGTAACATATGACATCACACCTCAGATACAGACCGTCCGTATCTATGACAACGCCTCCAGCCTCCTGGACGATGATGGCGGAGGCGGCGATGTCCCAGCAGTGCATCCCAATGTGATAGTAGGCGTCGGCTCCGCCCGTCGCCACCTGACACATGTCGACTGCTGCCGTGCCCAACGCGCGGATACTGGAACGCAAACGAGACGTTACAGAGGTCACGACGCCCGAGCAAACCCCAGGAACCCGTGTCACCGCTTCAGAAGAGTTAAGCAGTGATTTCACAACTAGTTAGCTAACCAGCTACCTGTGAGCTAACCAGCTACCTGTTAGCTAACCAGCTACCTGATAGCTAACCAGCTAACTGTGAGCTAACCAGCTACCGGTGAGCTAACCAGCTACCGGTGAGCTAACCAGCTACCTGTTAGCTAACCAGCTACCTGTGAGCTAACCAGCTACCTGTGAGCTAACCAGCTACCTGTGAGCTAACCAGCTACCTGTTAGCTAACCAGCTACCTGTTAGCTGTAGGTGATATGTACTAATAATGTGTCTTTCTTCCCATTGAAGATGTCTCGGCTGATTTCCAGTCGTCCAGattaagacaaaaacacatcacGTCTGTTCTCACACACATTTACGAATAAAGTTAAAGTCAAAGAGAAAATCGTTGCACATTTTAAACTCATGTTGGGCGTTTGATGAGACTTTGGTGAAAACATATTGAGGACCTCAGAGAGGACCAGGACCTGGTCTCACCCGTGTACAGGTAGTTTCAGCAGTCTAAAGATGTTGGAGGTCATGGTGGACAGAGCGAGGTCATCACGCTCCGCCCCGATCTCCGTCACTACCACACACTTGCTGACGTCTGATTGGAGGAGACAGAACGGTCAGAAAAAATCCAGTAACAGCGTAACACTACATGTGTGacgtcacgtgtgtgtgtgatgtctcgtgtgtgtgtgtgtgacgtcgcgtgtgtgtgtgtgacgtcacgtgtgtgtgtgatgtctcgtgtgtgtgtgtgacgtcacgtgtgtgtgtgtgacgtcacgtgtgtgtgtgatgtctcgcgtgtgtgtgtgtgacgtcacgcgtgtgtgtgtgtgacgtcacgtgtgtgtgtgatgtctcgtgtgtgtgtgtgtgacgtcacgtgtgtgtgtgatgtctcgtgtgtgtgtgacgtcgcgtgtgtgtgtggcgtcacgtgtgtgtgtgatgtctcgtgtgtgtgtgtgccgacgtcacgtgtgtgtgtgacgtcacgtgtgtgtgtgtgatgtctcgtgtgtgtgtgtgacgccacgtgtgtgtgtgacgtcacgtgtgtgtgtgtgatgtctcgtgtgtgtgtgacgtcgcgtgtgtgtgtggcgtcacgtgtgtgtgtgatgtctcgtgtgtgtgtggtgacgtcacgtgtgtgtgtggacgtcACGTGTGTGTGACGcctcgtgtgtgtgtggcgtcgtggtgtgtgtgtgtggcgtcacgtgtgtgtgtgatgtctcgtgtgtgtgtgtgacgtcacgtgtgtgtgtgtgacgtcacgtgtgtgtgtgtgtgtgtgtgtgtgtgacgtcacgtgtgtgtgtgacgtcacgcgtgtgtgtgtggcgtcacgtgtgtgtgtggcgtcgcgtgtgtgtgtgacgtcacgtgtgtgtgtggtggacgtcacgtgtgtgtgtgacgtcacGCGTGTGTGAcgccacgtgtgtgtgtggcgcctcgtgtgtgtgtgtgacgtcacgtgtgtgtgagtgacgtcacgtgtgtgtgtgacgtcacgtgtgtgtgtgatgtcacgtgtgtgtgtgacgtcacgtgtgtgtgtgacgtcacGTGTGTGTGacgtcacgtgtgtgtgtgatgtcacgtgtgtgtgtgtgacgtcacCTTCCTGTCCGGAAGCGTGCAGCGGCTCTCCATTCAGGAacgctcctcttcctctctgagcGTAGAACAGTTTATCCTCCACACAGCTGTACACAATCCCAAACTCCgtctgacaacaacaacaccatgtCAGtctacttcctgtctgacccccgctgacccctgacccctgacccctgacCCGTAACTGACCTGCTTGTTAACGGTGAAGGCGATGGAGACGGCCACAAATGGAAACCTGTCAGGAGAAACAAGGCGTCAGGTTCTGAACTCTTACAGTTTTGCTCGGTGTGTTTTTGCTTCCTGTTTTCCCATCTGCTCACCACTCCCTGCATTGCTTTCAAACTAAAAGCCTTCACTGGCAAACCTTTATTGTGAAACACCAGCAGGAAGTGCTGATTAACACAAATTCGAGTCGATCAAAACGAATGAAGGAATGAATCGGTGAACAGCGTTTCTGTTGGAACGTCGTCACAGTACAGGTAGATTCTTCTCCATGTTGTGTGTCAGCAGGTGTGACATGGCAGTGTGGGCGGAGCCACTCACCTGTGTACGAAGTTCACAGTCCCGTCGATGGGGTCGATGATCCAGGTAGGACTGTCGGTCAGCTCCAAACGATCACCGGCAGCTACAGACTCCTCCCCGATGAACCTGAgggtcacaggtcagaggtcaaacacCACCATTTACctgctgacttcctgtctgtttgaGAGTGTAAAGAAACTACTGGACACGTTAAGAGAGATGAAaggtaaaaataacaataaaagagaagaagaagaaaagtctTGGAATAACAGTAGAACCGGTGTTGTGGATATTTGTTCCTGATGGCAGAGATGAGGATCTTCTCGACTCTTTGATCAGTTTCCGTCACCAAATCAGCCGGAGAACTTTTCAGCTtcacttgtttctgctgctgaaacTCCGACAGGACGATCTGAGAAACACACATGTTgttatcagcagcagcagtgtgtgtgtgtgtgtgtgtgtgtgtgtgtgtgtgtgtgtgtgtacctgactgCAGGTGAAGGTCATTTAAAGGTCAGCAGCTCAAACACAAAAACTCTCATTCTTCACATTCCTCGACGTGTTTATCGAAGCTGAACGTTACAAAACTGTGAACTGAACCTGAACTTATCACCAACTCGTCCTGCAGCCGATTGGACAGACACGACACACCGCCGGctgtaaattcaaaatggccgacttcctgttgggtttagggaaTGAGTCCAAGAGCGTTTTTTTACGTCTGGACACGatgtgcctcccaaatttcTTAGTTAGGTGAAACGTGCCGCGGGGCGCTGTAGGGGGCGCTATGGAGCACGTTTAGGCACTTAATGATCATTCTGAATATCAGCAGGTAAcgagattcagattattaaaaataaatctaaatctttGTATTCTGAGTGCAAtaagtttgttttgttcacaGGATGTACAATTTAATGATTATGAGCATTAAAATAATTCTGTACATGAATCTAAAAGGAAGTTTTCATCATCCTTCACTTTTATAACTCTCaaacatcacttcctgtttcattcAGCTGCTTTACAAACGTGTTTCTGGAAATTACACGCGAGCTTTTATCTGGTCGTTTTTATCGACAGTGAAACGTTTCTGAAGAGTTCAGATATTCAAAATGAGTTAGTCCCGCCCCCTCTCTCATGCcctgctgtgattggtcggtgTGTCCCTCTTACCTCACTGGCCTGTTTGGCGATGGAGATGCCGAAGTTCAGACAGTCGGTCCAGTtggccatgatgatgatgatgatgatgatgatgatgatgacagagtGAGACCTCctgtcagagaagaagaaacactgacgtcaaagaggaggaggaggaggaggaagaagagtgacatgacaaaataaaggaggaagaagaatgaatACGAGAAGATAAAGAACGAGAatagatggataaataaaaagaataaagacaggaacagaagaagaagaggaagatgtggaagagaagaagaggaggagaacagatggagaaaaagataaaataacgACATGAAAAAcgtgaaaaaggaagaaaaaagaggaaggaaaagtaAAAAGTGATGGCAGCGGAGAAAAAGCGACCCACAAAAGATTTTAACAGacgaaagaagaaaaacagctgaCGTAAATAACGAAAAGAGAACATGAACGAATGAAAACgacagaaaacagaagaggaagaaaagcagattaacaagaagaaaaagtagaataaagacaaagaaagaccacagaagaagaaaaggagacaaGATGACgtgaaaaaatatgaaagaggaagaagaaacgAGGAAAgtggaaggaaagaggaagaggaggtcaATGACCCGAAAACAAACACGAAGAGAAGAAAACGAAATGGAAAGATgacaaagaagagagagaggcgagaaaAGGAAGGCAGACAAAGCAGAACATAAAGAGAAGAACATAAAGAGAAGAACATAAAAGAACATAAAGAGAAGAACataaaagaacataaaagaaCATAAAGAGAAGAACATAAAAGAACATAAAGAGAAGAACATAAAGAACATAAAGAGAAGAACATAAAAGAACATAAAGAGAAGAACATAAAAGAACATAAAGAGAAGAACATAAAGAGAAGAACATAAAGAGAAGAACAAAGAGAAGAACATAAAGAGAAGAACATAAAGAACATAAAGAGAAGAACATAAAGAGAAGAACAAAGAGAAGAACATAAAGAGAAGAACATAAAAGAACATAAAGAGAAGAACATAAAAGAACATAAAGAGAAGAACATAAAGAGAAGAACATAAAAGAACATAAAGAGAAGAACATAAAAGAACATAAAGAGAAGAACATAAAGAAAGAACATAAAGAGAAGAAcataaaaagaagaacaaagagaagaacataaagaagaataaatacaaatatataaaagaagACAGAAGATTAAAAACGATAAAAATAAGATGAGTAGATACgaaaagaaaagatgaagaatcagaaaacagaagaaaagtaGAGACAGATGAACCGGAACCAGTAGAACCAGTATAACAAGAGAAGAACCAGGAGAACCAGTAGAACCAGAGTAGAAACAGAGCAGAACCAGTAGAACCAGAGTAGAACCAGAGCAGAACCAGTAGAACCAGAGTAGAACCAGAGTAGAACTAGTAGAACCAGAGTAGAACCAGAGCAGAACCAGTAGAACCAGTAGAACCAGAGCAGAACCAGTATAACCAGAGAAGAACCAGTATAACCAGAGAAGAACCAGTAGAACCAGTGTCTGTACCTGAAGTCCACTGAGTttctgaagaagaaaaactttctgaactttctctttttatacaacgaacagccaatcagagctcagCTCTGCCTGCAACACATCAGCAGGCTCCGCCCCCTCACGTCGTCATCTTcacccctcctcttcctcagcgTGCTCACTGATTACAGGAGTCTTCCGTCTGTTTCACAGGAGAATGGCTCCATTTTAGTTTAAAGGTGATGTTTGCAGCTGCAGTCTgagggggtcagaggtcagaggtcatcgGGTAGGAAGTGGAGGCGTGCAGCCAGTCAGCTGACTGCGAACAGACATCCTGTTCAGACTCGTCCTCGCCGCTAATTCTatctgagtgagtgtgtgtgtctgtgtgtgtgtgtgtgtgtgtgtgtgtgtgtgtgtgtgtgtgtgtgtgtgtgtgtgtgcgtgtctgtgcgtgtctgtgtgtgtgtgcgtgtctgtgtgtgcgtgtgtgtgtgtgtgtgtgtgtgtgtgtgtgagtgagtgtgtctgtgtgtgtgtgtgtgtgtgtgtgtgtgtgtgtgtgtgtgagtgtgtgtgtgtgtgtgtgtgtgtgtgcgtgagtgagtgtgtctgtgtgtgtgtctgtgtgtgtgtgtctgtgtgtgtgtgtgagtgagtgtgtctgtgtgtgtgtgtgtgtgtgtctgtgtgtgtgtgcgtgtgtgtgtgtgtgtgtgtgtgtgtgtgagtgagtgtgtctgtgtgtgtgtctgtgtgtgtgtgtctgtgtgtgtgtgagtgagtgtgtctgtgtgtgtgtgtgtgtgcgtgtctgtgcgtgtctgtgtgtgtgtgcgtgtctgtgtgtgcgtgtctgtgtgtgtgtctgtgtgcgtgtctgtgtgtgtgtgtgtgtgtgcgtgtgtgtgtgcgtgtctgtgtgtgtgtgcgtgtctgtgtgtgtgtgtctgtgtgtgtgtctgtgtgtctgtgtgtgtgtctgtatacgtgtgtgtgcgtctgtgtgtgcgcgcctgtgtgtgtgtctgtgtgtctgtgtgtgtgtgtctgtgtgtgtgtgtctgtgtgtgcgtgtctgtgtgcagtatcacagtgtgtgtgtgtgtgcgtgtctgtgcgtgtctgtgtgtgtgtgtgtgtgcgcagtatcactgtgtgtgtgtgcgtgcagtatcacagtgtgtgtgtgtgtgtctgtgtgtgcgtgtctgtgtgtctgtgtgtgtgtctgtgtgtgtgtctgtgtgtgtgtgtgcgtgtctgtgtgtgtgtgtctgtgtgtctgtgtgtgtgtgtctgtgtgtgtgtgtgcgcagtatcacagtgtgtgtgtgtgtgtgtgtgcagtatcacagtgtgtgtgtgtgtgtgtgtgtgtgtgcgcagtatcacagtgtgtgtgtgtgtgtgtgtgcagtatcacagtgtgtgtgtgtgtgtgtgtgtgcgcagtatcacagtgtgtgtgtgtgtgtgtgtgtgtgtgcag from Siniperca chuatsi isolate FFG_IHB_CAS linkage group LG13, ASM2008510v1, whole genome shotgun sequence includes:
- the LOC122886871 gene encoding inositol monophosphatase 1-like, producing the protein MANWTDCLNFGISIAKQASEIVLSEFQQQKQVKLKSSPADLVTETDQRVEKILISAIRNKYPQHRFIGEESVAAGDRLELTDSPTWIIDPIDGTVNFVHRFPFVAVSIAFTVNKQTEFGIVYSCVEDKLFYAQRGRGAFLNGEPLHASGQEDVSKCVVVTEIGAERDDLALSTMTSNIFRLLKLPVHGIRALGTAAVDMCQVATGGADAYYHIGMHCWDIAASAIIVQEAGGVVIDTDGSEFDMMSRRVVAASSSAVANRIAQVVQAFPCRRDDEDPAGVCVEQQV